A single window of Bombus affinis isolate iyBomAffi1 chromosome 15, iyBomAffi1.2, whole genome shotgun sequence DNA harbors:
- the LOC126924666 gene encoding WD repeat-containing and planar cell polarity effector protein fritz isoform X2: protein MFTLLGEVNLWTFDDNINIKSTDFGAFRYHDKRIDHLHEEAKKSYCQKRGMIYVPTNKKGNKLKDSIKYLEEQLKDNTIVHCQWYDDCVLQLMLNNALLIQIQVNIATGDVCKITFDKYLIGKLLEHISDVIITKNYILCIYNDNQVSVVHFTRSKRHVFDKINKLEPKLSTIDLFGPNGRRLDKKVQTNKCGDLILIWWKSTINEVYPWSPAVKEHDRANIHLYRLIGVKLELICYIRSEFDPLCIMFDACNDNIIHSVEQKVSRKGEVTIEWRTYEVSQQDKLQRIAVVSVSLPTHTSCVKFSPTQELLLLCCIDGSVIIYDQTRATTASVKAAFIPTLASWHSDGIIFVVGNDKGQFQHFDIALSCIKSQTLTEEAAQANILDLSSYFRIQPALLRMEWNKKTDLNCYINLHNHGNSLLLLIFQRGPLGVLKMLEGNSFTGDVLVKRYLSLSQVEQATSLLLAMNWDTHSRACMHALNQIVNYLFKLPLTTERENLIQNALGSFHVPIKPISQAIEEEYGDEIRDLTRRFFHHLLRYHMFEKAFRLAIDLNDHDLFMDIHFYAIVVNDTAMATAAKENAERILSRSNSCSSSHSTCSRASCSLCSDSISDKGEVSYSDESDNFSKENQTDIKSKCHNYKKETSNQIPPLPVLHPHTLHKNLLSTSFTDISPNEKTDCNLETKSFSISNNTLTTTSFHHSSHLSLPNTFFTSTSFNKPLYKIHAHPTSVSTMSSTSNSQSLNNISDDLMTTSFGSLSLNERKTGISNRVNENSVDTTLKKVLRGEMQLPLDNIPNDTITTNLVQENSFMSTPFNSLTHESVTSDVSSNLLKSSLDNIDNNIMSTSFSTLGTDISNPYDKSFNDLVTTKSDSNTVSSPLKNIKPSVTISNFVSKTHSDSVVTNKLTCNLHNNHSNLASTSFNFLDNQVKDSCNGSSNNFNNDDNPSIVKLQQPFLGKKQVDFNIPPPPSLTNSFTNYFQSLPKKNLPLSRSTSGLADIDESIKKFSSIRTRNVNSYLLQRQNSASNILQDQPKYTNIKSRCRFNYDFGCISLHGSCDNIDMHSSNNMRLSNSQFSSTYGAQNRFDRHSKLVSPQNSTNTNISKESKISSNIPPLPIISPSTSSSTSCSSFPTFTDTTLTTNEKPKVKFSDTVTHILVPGTVSI, encoded by the exons ATGTTTACATTGTTGGGTGAAGTAAACTTATGGACTTTTGACGACAATATTAATATAAAGAGTACAGACTTTGGTGCATTTCG ATATCATGACAAACGTATTGATCATTTACACGAAGAAGCAAAAAAATCTTATTGTCAGAAACGAGGTatgatatatgtaccaacaaataaaaaaggaaataaattaaaagattCTATCAAATACTTAGAG GAACAATTGAAGGATAATACAATTGTACATTGTCAGTGGTATGATGACTGTGTTTTACAATTAATGTTAAACAATGCGTTATTAATACAAATACAAGTTAATATTGCCACTGGTGATGTATGTAAAATAACTTTTGATAAGTATCTCATAGGAAAACTGTTGGAACATATATCAGATG tgaTAATCACAAAAAATTATATTCTTTGCATCTATAATGATAACCAAGTTTCTGTTGTACATTTTACAAGATCGAAAAGACATGTcttcgataaaattaataagCTTGAACCAAAATTATCTACGATTGATCTCTTTGGCCCTAATGGCCGCAGATTGGACAAAAAAGTACAAACCAATAAATGTGGAGATCTG ATTTTAATTTGGTGGAAATCTACTATAAATGAAGTTTATCCTTGGAGTCCTGCTGTAAAAGAACATGATCGTGCTAACATACATCTTTATCGTTTAATAGG agTAAAATTAGAATTAATTTGTTATATACGTAGTGAATTTGATCCCTTATGTATAATGTTTGATGCATGTAATGATAATATTATTCATTCTGTAGAACAAAAAGTTTCAAGAAAG GGTGAAGTAACTATAGAGTGGCGTACATATGAAGTTTCTCAACAAGATAAACTTCAAAGAATAGCAGTGGTTTCTGTATCATTGCCTACACATACAAGTTGTGTAAAATTTTCACCAACTCaagaattattgttattatgtTGTATAGATGGTTCTGTTATAATTTATGACCAGACTAGAGCTACTACTGCTAGTGTAAAAGCAGCTTTT atACCTACATTGGCATCGTGGCATAGTGATGGAATAATATTTGTTGTTGGAAATGATAAAGGTCAATTTCAACATTTTGACATTGCTTTATCCTGTATTAAAAGTCAAACATTGACTGAAGAAGCAGCACAAGCTAATATACTTGATTTATCTTCATATTTCAG AATTCAACCAGCATTACTTCGCATGGAATGGAATAAAAAAACTGATTTAAATTGttatattaatttacataatcacggaaattctttattattgttaatttttcaacg agGACCTCTTGGTGTTCTTAAAATGTTGGAAGGAAATTCTTTTACTGGTGATGTATTAGTCAAGAGATATTTATCTTTATCACAAGTTGAACAAGCAACTTCTTTACTATTAGCTATGAATTGGGATACTCATTCTCGTGCATGTATGCATGCATTAAATCAGATAgtaaattatttgtttaaaCTACCATTGACAACAGAACGGGAAA ATCTTATACAAAATGCATTAGGCAGTTTTCATGTACCTATTAAACCAATAAGTCAAGCTATTGAAGAAGAATATGGAGACGAAATAAGAGATTTAACAAGACGTTTCTTCCATCATTTATTAAG GTATCATATGTTTGAAAAGGCTTTTAGGCTTGCTATAGATTTGAATGATCATGATCTTTTTATGGATATACACTTTTATGCAATAGTTGTAAATGATACAGCAATGGCAACTGCTGCAAAAGAAAATGCTGAACGCATATTAAGTAGATCAAATAGTTGCAGTAGTTCAC ATTCTACGTGTTCTAGAGCATCCTGTTCACTGTGTTCTGATTCAATAAGTGATAAAGGAGAAGTATCTTATAGTGACGAAAGTGACAATTTTTCAAAGGAGAATCAAACTGACATAAAATCAAAATGTCACAATTATAAGAAAGAGACTAGCAATCAAATTCCACCCTTACCAGTTCTCCATCCACATACCcttcataaaaatttattatctaCTTCATTTACCGATATATCACCTAATGAAAAAACTGACTGTAATCTAGAAACAAAATCTTTCAGTATATCTAATAATACTCTTACCACAACCTCCTTCCATCATTCATCTCACCTTTCACTTCcaaatacattttttacatCAACATCATTCAACAAACCACTATATAAAATTCATGCACATCCAACATCAGTATCTACAATGTCTTCTACCAGTAATTCACAATCTTTAAATAACATTTCTGATgatttaatgacaacttcattTGGGAGTCTGTCtttaaatgaaagaaaaacagGAATATCTAATCGAGTTAATGAGAACTCTGTAGATACCACACTGAAGAAAGTCCTACGTGGTGAAATGCAGTTGCCTCTTGATAATATACCTAATGATACAATAACAACGAATCTAGTACAAGAAAATAGTTTTATGTCTACTCCTTTTAATAGTCTGACACATGAATCAGTTACATCAGATGTTTCTTCTAATCTATTAAAATCTTCATTAGATAACATAGATAATAATATTATGTCTACATCATTTAGTACACTTGGTACAGATATTTCAAATCCATATGATAAATCTTTTAATGATTTAGTAACTACTAAATCTGACTCAAATACTGTTTCATCtcctttaaaaaatattaagccATCTGTTACAATCAGTAATTTTGTATCTAAAACACATTCTGATTCTGTTGTAACAAATAAATTAACATGCAATTTACATAACAATCATAGCAATCTTGCATCTACTTCATTTAATTTTCTTGACAATCAAGTAAAAGATTCATGTAATGGCAgttcaaataattttaataatgatGATAATCCTAGTATTGTGAAATTACAGCAACCTTTCCTGGGAAAAAAGCAAGTAGATTTCAATATTCCACCACCACCTTCTTTAACAAATTCATTTACGAATTATTTTCAAAGTCTTCCAAAAAAAAATCTTCCTTTATCTAGAAGTACATCAGGATTAGCTGATATTGATGaatcgattaaaaaattttcaTCTATTAGAACAAGAAACGTCAACTCGTATTTATTACAAAGACAAAATTCTGCATCCAATATTTTACAAGATCAACCTAAATATACCAATATTAAGTCTAGGTGCAGATTTAATTATGACTTTGGTTGCATTTCACTTCATGGAAGTTGTGATAACATTGATATGCATTCCTCTAATAATATGAGACTAAGTAATTCACAATTTTCTTCCACTTATGGCGCACAAAACAGATTTGATAGACATTCAAAATTAGTATCGCCACAAAACAGTACAAATACTAATATTAGTAAAGAATCTAAGATATCTTCCAACATTCCACCTCTACCTATCATATCACCATCTACTTCTAGTTCTACGTCCTGTTCTTCCTTTCCTACCTTCACAGATACAACATTAACAACAAATGAAAAACCAAAGGTTAAATTTTCAGATACTGTTACACATATTTTAGTACCTGGTACAGTAAGTATATAA
- the LOC126924666 gene encoding WD repeat-containing and planar cell polarity effector protein fritz isoform X1, translated as MFTLLGEVNLWTFDDNINIKSTDFGAFRYHDKRIDHLHEEAKKSYCQKRGMIYVPTNKKGNKLKDSIKYLEEQLKDNTIVHCQWYDDCVLQLMLNNALLIQIQVNIATGDVCKITFDKYLIGKLLEHISDVIITKNYILCIYNDNQVSVVHFTRSKRHVFDKINKLEPKLSTIDLFGPNGRRLDKKVQTNKCGDLILIWWKSTINEVYPWSPAVKEHDRANIHLYRLIGVKLELICYIRSEFDPLCIMFDACNDNIIHSVEQKVSRKGEVTIEWRTYEVSQQDKLQRIAVVSVSLPTHTSCVKFSPTQELLLLCCIDGSVIIYDQTRATTASVKAAFIPTLASWHSDGIIFVVGNDKGQFQHFDIALSCIKSQTLTEEAAQANILDLSSYFRIQPALLRMEWNKKTDLNCYINLHNHGNSLLLLIFQRGPLGVLKMLEGNSFTGDVLVKRYLSLSQVEQATSLLLAMNWDTHSRACMHALNQIVNYLFKLPLTTERENLIQNALGSFHVPIKPISQAIEEEYGDEIRDLTRRFFHHLLRYHMFEKAFRLAIDLNDHDLFMDIHFYAIVVNDTAMATAAKENAERILSRSNSCSSSHSTCSRASCSLCSDSISDKGEVSYSDESDNFSKENQTDIKSKCHNYKKETSNQIPPLPVLHPHTLHKNLLSTSFTDISPNEKTDCNLETKSFSISNNTLTTTSFHHSSHLSLPNTFFTSTSFNKPLYKIHAHPTSVSTMSSTSNSQSLNNISDDLMTTSFGSLSLNERKTGISNRVNENSVDTTLKKVLRGEMQLPLDNIPNDTITTNLVQENSFMSTPFNSLTHESVTSDVSSNLLKSSLDNIDNNIMSTSFSTLGTDISNPYDKSFNDLVTTKSDSNTVSSPLKNIKPSVTISNFVSKTHSDSVVTNKLTCNLHNNHSNLASTSFNFLDNQVKDSCNGSSNNFNNDDNPSIVKLQQPFLGKKQVDFNIPPPPSLTNSFTNYFQSLPKKNLPLSRSTSGLADIDESIKKFSSIRTRNVNSYLLQRQNSASNILQDQPKYTNIKSRCRFNYDFGCISLHGSCDNIDMHSSNNMRLSNSQFSSTYGAQNRFDRHSKLVSPQNSTNTNISKESKISSNIPPLPIISPSTSSSTSCSSFPTFTDTTLTTNEKPKVKFSDTVTHILVPGTGQSHKQKRSTITQVHLTDPKRELAESLPLCLGNEDYLKDFQPLPKETINDKEKESSRQEEGSKIKVVHFGLL; from the exons ATGTTTACATTGTTGGGTGAAGTAAACTTATGGACTTTTGACGACAATATTAATATAAAGAGTACAGACTTTGGTGCATTTCG ATATCATGACAAACGTATTGATCATTTACACGAAGAAGCAAAAAAATCTTATTGTCAGAAACGAGGTatgatatatgtaccaacaaataaaaaaggaaataaattaaaagattCTATCAAATACTTAGAG GAACAATTGAAGGATAATACAATTGTACATTGTCAGTGGTATGATGACTGTGTTTTACAATTAATGTTAAACAATGCGTTATTAATACAAATACAAGTTAATATTGCCACTGGTGATGTATGTAAAATAACTTTTGATAAGTATCTCATAGGAAAACTGTTGGAACATATATCAGATG tgaTAATCACAAAAAATTATATTCTTTGCATCTATAATGATAACCAAGTTTCTGTTGTACATTTTACAAGATCGAAAAGACATGTcttcgataaaattaataagCTTGAACCAAAATTATCTACGATTGATCTCTTTGGCCCTAATGGCCGCAGATTGGACAAAAAAGTACAAACCAATAAATGTGGAGATCTG ATTTTAATTTGGTGGAAATCTACTATAAATGAAGTTTATCCTTGGAGTCCTGCTGTAAAAGAACATGATCGTGCTAACATACATCTTTATCGTTTAATAGG agTAAAATTAGAATTAATTTGTTATATACGTAGTGAATTTGATCCCTTATGTATAATGTTTGATGCATGTAATGATAATATTATTCATTCTGTAGAACAAAAAGTTTCAAGAAAG GGTGAAGTAACTATAGAGTGGCGTACATATGAAGTTTCTCAACAAGATAAACTTCAAAGAATAGCAGTGGTTTCTGTATCATTGCCTACACATACAAGTTGTGTAAAATTTTCACCAACTCaagaattattgttattatgtTGTATAGATGGTTCTGTTATAATTTATGACCAGACTAGAGCTACTACTGCTAGTGTAAAAGCAGCTTTT atACCTACATTGGCATCGTGGCATAGTGATGGAATAATATTTGTTGTTGGAAATGATAAAGGTCAATTTCAACATTTTGACATTGCTTTATCCTGTATTAAAAGTCAAACATTGACTGAAGAAGCAGCACAAGCTAATATACTTGATTTATCTTCATATTTCAG AATTCAACCAGCATTACTTCGCATGGAATGGAATAAAAAAACTGATTTAAATTGttatattaatttacataatcacggaaattctttattattgttaatttttcaacg agGACCTCTTGGTGTTCTTAAAATGTTGGAAGGAAATTCTTTTACTGGTGATGTATTAGTCAAGAGATATTTATCTTTATCACAAGTTGAACAAGCAACTTCTTTACTATTAGCTATGAATTGGGATACTCATTCTCGTGCATGTATGCATGCATTAAATCAGATAgtaaattatttgtttaaaCTACCATTGACAACAGAACGGGAAA ATCTTATACAAAATGCATTAGGCAGTTTTCATGTACCTATTAAACCAATAAGTCAAGCTATTGAAGAAGAATATGGAGACGAAATAAGAGATTTAACAAGACGTTTCTTCCATCATTTATTAAG GTATCATATGTTTGAAAAGGCTTTTAGGCTTGCTATAGATTTGAATGATCATGATCTTTTTATGGATATACACTTTTATGCAATAGTTGTAAATGATACAGCAATGGCAACTGCTGCAAAAGAAAATGCTGAACGCATATTAAGTAGATCAAATAGTTGCAGTAGTTCAC ATTCTACGTGTTCTAGAGCATCCTGTTCACTGTGTTCTGATTCAATAAGTGATAAAGGAGAAGTATCTTATAGTGACGAAAGTGACAATTTTTCAAAGGAGAATCAAACTGACATAAAATCAAAATGTCACAATTATAAGAAAGAGACTAGCAATCAAATTCCACCCTTACCAGTTCTCCATCCACATACCcttcataaaaatttattatctaCTTCATTTACCGATATATCACCTAATGAAAAAACTGACTGTAATCTAGAAACAAAATCTTTCAGTATATCTAATAATACTCTTACCACAACCTCCTTCCATCATTCATCTCACCTTTCACTTCcaaatacattttttacatCAACATCATTCAACAAACCACTATATAAAATTCATGCACATCCAACATCAGTATCTACAATGTCTTCTACCAGTAATTCACAATCTTTAAATAACATTTCTGATgatttaatgacaacttcattTGGGAGTCTGTCtttaaatgaaagaaaaacagGAATATCTAATCGAGTTAATGAGAACTCTGTAGATACCACACTGAAGAAAGTCCTACGTGGTGAAATGCAGTTGCCTCTTGATAATATACCTAATGATACAATAACAACGAATCTAGTACAAGAAAATAGTTTTATGTCTACTCCTTTTAATAGTCTGACACATGAATCAGTTACATCAGATGTTTCTTCTAATCTATTAAAATCTTCATTAGATAACATAGATAATAATATTATGTCTACATCATTTAGTACACTTGGTACAGATATTTCAAATCCATATGATAAATCTTTTAATGATTTAGTAACTACTAAATCTGACTCAAATACTGTTTCATCtcctttaaaaaatattaagccATCTGTTACAATCAGTAATTTTGTATCTAAAACACATTCTGATTCTGTTGTAACAAATAAATTAACATGCAATTTACATAACAATCATAGCAATCTTGCATCTACTTCATTTAATTTTCTTGACAATCAAGTAAAAGATTCATGTAATGGCAgttcaaataattttaataatgatGATAATCCTAGTATTGTGAAATTACAGCAACCTTTCCTGGGAAAAAAGCAAGTAGATTTCAATATTCCACCACCACCTTCTTTAACAAATTCATTTACGAATTATTTTCAAAGTCTTCCAAAAAAAAATCTTCCTTTATCTAGAAGTACATCAGGATTAGCTGATATTGATGaatcgattaaaaaattttcaTCTATTAGAACAAGAAACGTCAACTCGTATTTATTACAAAGACAAAATTCTGCATCCAATATTTTACAAGATCAACCTAAATATACCAATATTAAGTCTAGGTGCAGATTTAATTATGACTTTGGTTGCATTTCACTTCATGGAAGTTGTGATAACATTGATATGCATTCCTCTAATAATATGAGACTAAGTAATTCACAATTTTCTTCCACTTATGGCGCACAAAACAGATTTGATAGACATTCAAAATTAGTATCGCCACAAAACAGTACAAATACTAATATTAGTAAAGAATCTAAGATATCTTCCAACATTCCACCTCTACCTATCATATCACCATCTACTTCTAGTTCTACGTCCTGTTCTTCCTTTCCTACCTTCACAGATACAACATTAACAACAAATGAAAAACCAAAGGTTAAATTTTCAGATACTGTTACACATATTTTAGTACCTGGTACA GGTCAATCACATAAACAAAAACGTTCCACAATTACTCAAGTACATTTAACTGATCCTAAACGGGAGTTAGCAGAAAGTCTTCCATTGTGCCTCGGAAATGAAGATTATCTTAAAGATTTTCAACCACTACCAA aagAAACTATTAATGACAAAGAGAAGGAATCTTCAAGACAAGAAGAAGGTTCAAAAATAAAAGTTGTACACTTTGGACTATTATAA
- the LOC126924666 gene encoding WD repeat-containing and planar cell polarity effector protein fritz homolog isoform X4 yields MFTLLGEVNLWTFDDNINIKSTDFGAFRYHDKRIDHLHEEAKKSYCQKRGMIYVPTNKKGNKLKDSIKYLEEQLKDNTIVHCQWYDDCVLQLMLNNALLIQIQVNIATGDVCKITFDKYLIGKLLEHISDVIITKNYILCIYNDNQVSVVHFTRSKRHVFDKINKLEPKLSTIDLFGPNGRRLDKKVQTNKCGDLILIWWKSTINEVYPWSPAVKEHDRANIHLYRLIGVKLELICYIRSEFDPLCIMFDACNDNIIHSVEQKVSRKGEVTIEWRTYEVSQQDKLQRIAVVSVSLPTHTSCVKFSPTQELLLLCCIDGSVIIYDQTRATTASVKAAFIPTLASWHSDGIIFVVGNDKGQFQHFDIALSCIKSQTLTEEAAQANILDLSSYFRIQPALLRMEWNKKTDLNCYINLHNHGNSLLLLIFQRGPLGVLKMLEGNSFTGDVLVKRYLSLSQVEQATSLLLAMNWDTHSRACMHALNQIVNYLFKLPLTTERENLIQNALGSFHVPIKPISQAIEEEYGDEIRDLTRRFFHHLLRYHMFEKAFRLAIDLNDHDLFMDIHFYAIVVNDTAMATAAKENAERILSRSNSCSSSHSTCSRASCSLCSDSISDKGEVSYSDESDNFSKENQTDIKSKCHNYKKETSNQIPPLPVLHPHTLHKNLLSTSFTDISPNEKTDCNLETKSFSISNNTLTTTSFHHSSHLSLPNTFFTSTSFNKPLYKIHAHPTSVSTMSSTSNSQSLNNISDDLMTTSFGSLSLNERKTGISNRVNENSVDTTLKKVLRGEMQLPLDNIPNDTITTNLVQENSFMSTPFNSLTHESVTSDVSSNLLKSSLDNIDNNIMSTSFSTLGTDISNPYDKSFNDLVTTKSDSNTVSSPLKNIKPSVTISNFVSKTHSDSVVTNKLTCNLHNNHSNLASTSFNFLDNQVKDSCNGSSNNFNNDDNPSIVKLQQPFLGKKQVDFNIPPPPSLTNSFTNYFQSLPKKNLPLSRSTSGLADIDESIKKFSSIRTRNVNSYLLQRQNSASNILQDQPKYTNIKSRCRFNYDFGCISLHGSCDNIDMHSSNNMRLNTVTHILVPGTVSI; encoded by the exons ATGTTTACATTGTTGGGTGAAGTAAACTTATGGACTTTTGACGACAATATTAATATAAAGAGTACAGACTTTGGTGCATTTCG ATATCATGACAAACGTATTGATCATTTACACGAAGAAGCAAAAAAATCTTATTGTCAGAAACGAGGTatgatatatgtaccaacaaataaaaaaggaaataaattaaaagattCTATCAAATACTTAGAG GAACAATTGAAGGATAATACAATTGTACATTGTCAGTGGTATGATGACTGTGTTTTACAATTAATGTTAAACAATGCGTTATTAATACAAATACAAGTTAATATTGCCACTGGTGATGTATGTAAAATAACTTTTGATAAGTATCTCATAGGAAAACTGTTGGAACATATATCAGATG tgaTAATCACAAAAAATTATATTCTTTGCATCTATAATGATAACCAAGTTTCTGTTGTACATTTTACAAGATCGAAAAGACATGTcttcgataaaattaataagCTTGAACCAAAATTATCTACGATTGATCTCTTTGGCCCTAATGGCCGCAGATTGGACAAAAAAGTACAAACCAATAAATGTGGAGATCTG ATTTTAATTTGGTGGAAATCTACTATAAATGAAGTTTATCCTTGGAGTCCTGCTGTAAAAGAACATGATCGTGCTAACATACATCTTTATCGTTTAATAGG agTAAAATTAGAATTAATTTGTTATATACGTAGTGAATTTGATCCCTTATGTATAATGTTTGATGCATGTAATGATAATATTATTCATTCTGTAGAACAAAAAGTTTCAAGAAAG GGTGAAGTAACTATAGAGTGGCGTACATATGAAGTTTCTCAACAAGATAAACTTCAAAGAATAGCAGTGGTTTCTGTATCATTGCCTACACATACAAGTTGTGTAAAATTTTCACCAACTCaagaattattgttattatgtTGTATAGATGGTTCTGTTATAATTTATGACCAGACTAGAGCTACTACTGCTAGTGTAAAAGCAGCTTTT atACCTACATTGGCATCGTGGCATAGTGATGGAATAATATTTGTTGTTGGAAATGATAAAGGTCAATTTCAACATTTTGACATTGCTTTATCCTGTATTAAAAGTCAAACATTGACTGAAGAAGCAGCACAAGCTAATATACTTGATTTATCTTCATATTTCAG AATTCAACCAGCATTACTTCGCATGGAATGGAATAAAAAAACTGATTTAAATTGttatattaatttacataatcacggaaattctttattattgttaatttttcaacg agGACCTCTTGGTGTTCTTAAAATGTTGGAAGGAAATTCTTTTACTGGTGATGTATTAGTCAAGAGATATTTATCTTTATCACAAGTTGAACAAGCAACTTCTTTACTATTAGCTATGAATTGGGATACTCATTCTCGTGCATGTATGCATGCATTAAATCAGATAgtaaattatttgtttaaaCTACCATTGACAACAGAACGGGAAA ATCTTATACAAAATGCATTAGGCAGTTTTCATGTACCTATTAAACCAATAAGTCAAGCTATTGAAGAAGAATATGGAGACGAAATAAGAGATTTAACAAGACGTTTCTTCCATCATTTATTAAG GTATCATATGTTTGAAAAGGCTTTTAGGCTTGCTATAGATTTGAATGATCATGATCTTTTTATGGATATACACTTTTATGCAATAGTTGTAAATGATACAGCAATGGCAACTGCTGCAAAAGAAAATGCTGAACGCATATTAAGTAGATCAAATAGTTGCAGTAGTTCAC ATTCTACGTGTTCTAGAGCATCCTGTTCACTGTGTTCTGATTCAATAAGTGATAAAGGAGAAGTATCTTATAGTGACGAAAGTGACAATTTTTCAAAGGAGAATCAAACTGACATAAAATCAAAATGTCACAATTATAAGAAAGAGACTAGCAATCAAATTCCACCCTTACCAGTTCTCCATCCACATACCcttcataaaaatttattatctaCTTCATTTACCGATATATCACCTAATGAAAAAACTGACTGTAATCTAGAAACAAAATCTTTCAGTATATCTAATAATACTCTTACCACAACCTCCTTCCATCATTCATCTCACCTTTCACTTCcaaatacattttttacatCAACATCATTCAACAAACCACTATATAAAATTCATGCACATCCAACATCAGTATCTACAATGTCTTCTACCAGTAATTCACAATCTTTAAATAACATTTCTGATgatttaatgacaacttcattTGGGAGTCTGTCtttaaatgaaagaaaaacagGAATATCTAATCGAGTTAATGAGAACTCTGTAGATACCACACTGAAGAAAGTCCTACGTGGTGAAATGCAGTTGCCTCTTGATAATATACCTAATGATACAATAACAACGAATCTAGTACAAGAAAATAGTTTTATGTCTACTCCTTTTAATAGTCTGACACATGAATCAGTTACATCAGATGTTTCTTCTAATCTATTAAAATCTTCATTAGATAACATAGATAATAATATTATGTCTACATCATTTAGTACACTTGGTACAGATATTTCAAATCCATATGATAAATCTTTTAATGATTTAGTAACTACTAAATCTGACTCAAATACTGTTTCATCtcctttaaaaaatattaagccATCTGTTACAATCAGTAATTTTGTATCTAAAACACATTCTGATTCTGTTGTAACAAATAAATTAACATGCAATTTACATAACAATCATAGCAATCTTGCATCTACTTCATTTAATTTTCTTGACAATCAAGTAAAAGATTCATGTAATGGCAgttcaaataattttaataatgatGATAATCCTAGTATTGTGAAATTACAGCAACCTTTCCTGGGAAAAAAGCAAGTAGATTTCAATATTCCACCACCACCTTCTTTAACAAATTCATTTACGAATTATTTTCAAAGTCTTCCAAAAAAAAATCTTCCTTTATCTAGAAGTACATCAGGATTAGCTGATATTGATGaatcgattaaaaaattttcaTCTATTAGAACAAGAAACGTCAACTCGTATTTATTACAAAGACAAAATTCTGCATCCAATATTTTACAAGATCAACCTAAATATACCAATATTAAGTCTAGGTGCAGATTTAATTATGACTTTGGTTGCATTTCACTTCATGGAAGTTGTGATAACATTGATATGCATTCCTCTAATAATATGAGACTAA ATACTGTTACACATATTTTAGTACCTGGTACAGTAAGTATATAA